One window of Syngnathus acus chromosome 16, fSynAcu1.2, whole genome shotgun sequence genomic DNA carries:
- the necap1 gene encoding adaptin ear-binding coat-associated protein 1 — protein sequence MATEGQVEYESILCVKPEVNVYRIPPRASNRAIRAADWKLDAPDWSGRMRVVARGKVAYVKLEDKISGELFAQAPVDEYPGITVETVSDSSRYFVLRIQDDNGRSAFIGIGFGDRGDAFDFNVALQDHFKWVKQEKEFSKQAQAPDSTPKLDLGFKEGQTITLNIGQSKKKDRTRPQSSGGLGLLPPPPGGRLAPPPSSRSNNHNTQPSVGGNDTGCLLDLDSSNSNLVAPSNPPVTAGSDLWGDFDSPK from the exons ATGGCGACGGAGGGCCAGGTCGAATACGAGTCTATCCTCTGTGTCAAACCAGAAGTCAACGTGTACCGAATCCCACCGCGAGCTTCCAACCGGGCCATCAG GGCGGCTGATTGGAAGCTGGACGCTCCCGACTGGTCGGGACGCATGCGAGTGGTGGCTCGGGGGAAAGTCGCCTATGTCAAACTGGAGGACAAAATTTCCG GGGAGCTTTTTGCCCAGGCACCCGTGGACGAGTACCCCGGCATCACCGTGGAAACCGTGAGCGATTCCAGCCGCTACTTTGTGCTCCGCATCCAGGATGACAACG GCCGCAGCGCCTTCATCGGTATCGGGTTTGGAGACCGAGGGGATGCTTTTGACTTCAACGTTGCACTTCAGGACCACTTCAA GTGGGTAAAACAGGAAAAAGAGTTCAGCAAACAGGCACAAGCTCCAGACTCCACCCCTAAACTTGACCTGGGCTTCAAAGAAGGACAAACCATCACGCTCAACATTGGG caatccaaaaaaaaggaTAGGACCCGCCCGCAGAGTTCCGGCGGCCTTggtctccttcctcctccccctggAGGCAGGCTAGCCCCGCCCCCGTCCTCCCGATCTAATAATCATAACACGCAGCCATCTGTGGGAGGAAATGACACAG GTTGCTTGCTGGATCTGGACTCCAGCAACTCCAATTTGGTGGCACCGTCCAATCCGCCTGTGACGGCCGGCTCCGACCTGTGGGGAGACTTTGACTCCCCAAAGTGA